The Carassius gibelio isolate Cgi1373 ecotype wild population from Czech Republic chromosome B9, carGib1.2-hapl.c, whole genome shotgun sequence genome includes a region encoding these proteins:
- the LOC127964412 gene encoding gastrula zinc finger protein XlCGF8.2DB, whose amino-acid sequence MAFIKEESEDFRIEEVFSLKQVTEEQTELLVLKEENKDPNEMEPTDQCKKHHDSITGGKPTQTKTTSIQKRAQKTKPKRRFTCHHCGRNFGENEKLKMHVRVHTGERPYHCQQCGKSFTQQGALKRHMRTHTGEKPYTCQQCGNGFTQKGHLKNHMRTHSGEKPFICRQCGTGFTQKVHLQGHMRTHTGEKPYTCKQCGKRFTQKNTLHSHMSIHTGEKPYTCEQCGKCFPGKKNLKGHMRVHTREQPFSCKYCGKSFTHTYTLSYHMRIHTGKKLYTCDRCGKNLATGFTLKCHKIMHTGKKPFKCDQCGRRFIRKTSLNYHMKTHSAEKGCKCSQCGNSFSHKVSLYAHMRKQHNQEKSASHK is encoded by the exons ATGGCGTTCATTAAAGAGGAAAGTGAAGACTTCAGGATTGAAGAAGTATTTAGTCTGAAACAAgttactgaggaacaaacag AACTGCTGGTGCTGAAAGAGGAGAATAAAGATCCGAATGAAATGGAACCGACAGATCAGTGTAAAAAACACCATGATTCCATAACTGGTGGGAAACCCACACAGACTAAAACGACTTCTATACAAAAAAGAGCTCAGAAAACCAAACCCAAACGCCGTTTTACCTGCCATCATTGTGGGAGGAATTTTGGTGAAAATGAGAAGCTTAAAATGCATGttagagttcacactggagagaggccATATcactgccaacagtgtggaaagagcttcactCAACAAGGAGCCCTTAAAAGACACATGAGAACTCACAcgggagagaagccttacacctgccaacagtgtggaaatgGTTTCACTcaaaaaggacaccttaaaaatCACATGAGAACTCACTCGGGAGAAAAGCCGTTTATCTGTCGACAGTGTGGAACTGGTTTCACTCAAAAAGTACACCTTCAAGGTCACATGAGAACTCACacaggagagaagccttacacctgTAAACAGTGCGGaaagagattcacacagaaaaacaCCCTTCATTCCCACATGagcattcacactggagagaagccttatacATGCGaacagtgtggaaagtgtttccctgggaaaaaaaaccttaaaggccacatgagagttcacactagAGAGCAGCCTTTCTCTTGCAAGtattgtgggaagagtttcacacatacatacacccTTAGttaccacatgagaattcacacgggAAAGAAGCTGTACACATGTGATCGTTGTGGAAAGAATCTCGCAACGGGATTTACCCTTAAGTGTCATAAGATCATGCACACTGGAAAGAAACCCTTCAAATGTGATCAGTGTGGCAGGCGTTTCATTCGTAAGACGAGCCTTAATTACCACATGAAGACTCATTCAGCAGAGAAAGGCTGTAAATGTTCTCAGTGTGGAAACAGTTTCAGTCATAAAGTTAGCCTCTACGCTCACATGAGAAAACAACACAATCAAGAGAAGTCTGCTTCTCACAAATAG